A window of the Vigna angularis cultivar LongXiaoDou No.4 chromosome 3, ASM1680809v1, whole genome shotgun sequence genome harbors these coding sequences:
- the LOC108326286 gene encoding uncharacterized protein LOC108326286 isoform X1, producing the protein MDKFRRSNSNHQPSLTQAPRNKQVHRQRLPPNLSPDSCSGGGVAAEKDSFSHKFGWRSSKKLLGTPIKKLLDEEMSPKSESKRRSPGVIARLMGLDGLPFQQPINKQRKGLSENHQKTPQLQKTRGKGVPYDCGSSRRGLRDQQEFKDVFEVSEIPKVESSRYPSPGCVDLKTNDAEMSFIEQKFMDAKRLATHQDLQSSKDFRDTLEVLDSNKDLLLKYFKRPDSLFKKHLNDLQAVPVQSHYRHAETMDIEKYEDDLSWRSDREKTRLNYNRSHEKHLDGYPYHFDKRHVMHSSPKSSKLQFQGRHEQDAVPTKIVLLKPNLGKVQGTRIASSPCSHNFLSGREGDSELCQVTNLPESASSWRQDSFESREIAKEITRQMRNSLNNSGMMLSTSRIAGYAGDDSSCSISGNESPDISGEITATLGNSFDLNSRSRRSSHSGESSVSREAKKRLSERWKMTHKSQEVEGISRSSTLAEMLSIPDKDLKAANFVGTATGEGFHDKFTPNSEPAKWVEPLGISSRDGWKDGCIGSLSRSQSLPSSSTSFGSPKTFLRTEALCSDRYMVPKEGHKRERRRAAKSLDHRHGVNNRSPRSGHKKSWSLHSSKLEVDEFCADLHTVQNKMNIILEDSAKLEVPSAVADDDTEVTNESIVESSEPLNKVLPELSSHVLIEGHGGAVGNNSIQQDLSAASPHGSSVIHEPPVPGLETSCCKDADQPSPVSILEPAFTDDLSSCSECFESLSADLQGLRMQLQLLKLESDDYAEGPMKVSDEEGEEVSAGMSAADKGLCRTTEDSWECSYIMDVLSESGIDGIQLDTILEVWHSLECPVSLSVFDELEKRYSDGTTCSRSQRRLLFDHINIGILKISEQFSFSRSAIKNAIGSNLTKNGFRDGLLRMVVNEATVSDGGQGNVVVGESEWMDLKVYTDGIAREVERSLLDDLVAEVIST; encoded by the exons ATGGACAAATTCCGCCGCAGCAACTCCAACCACCAACCTTCTCTTACTCAAG CTCCGAGGAACAAACAGGTTCATAGACAACGACTACCTCCGAATCTGTCACCTGATTCTTGTTCAGGCGGTGGTGTTGCTGCAGAGAAAGATTCG TTTTCTCACAAATTTGGTTGGAGATCTTCGAAAAAACTGCTTGGAACACCGATTAAGAAGTTATTAGACGAAGAGATGTCACCGAAATCTGAATCAAAAAGAAGATCCCCTGGAGTCATCGCCAGATTGATGGGTCTTGATGGACTGCCATTTCAGCAGCCTATTAATAAGCAGCGTAAGGGTTTATCTGAAAACCACCAGAAGACTCCACAATTGCAGAAAACACGCGGCAAAGGAGTGCCATATGACTGTGGATCATCTAGGAGAGGCTTAAGGGATCAGCAAGAATTTAAGGATGTATTTGAGGTTTCTGAGATTCCAAAGGTAGAGAGCAGTAGATATCCGTCGCCAGGGTGTGTAGACTTGAAGACCAATGATGCTGAAATGTCATTCATTGAACAGAAGTTCATGGATGCCAAACGCCTTGCAACTCATCAAGATTTACAGTCTTCAAAGGACTTCCGAGACACACTTGAGGTTTTGGATTCTAACAAGGATCTTCTGCTGAAATACTTTAAGCGGCCAGATTCTTTGTTTAAAAAGCATCTAAATGATCTTCAAGCTGTTCCTGTTCAATCACATTACAGACATGCAGAAACTATGGATATCGAGAAGTATGAAGATGACTTAAGTTGGAGGTCAGATAGGGAGAAAACACGGTTGAACTACAATAGATCTCATGAAAAGCATCTTGATGGTTATCCTTATCATTTTGACAAAAGACATGTGATGCATAGTTCACCAAAATCATCAAAGCTTCAATTTCAGGGCAGACATGAACAAGACGCAGTCCCCACAAAGATTGTCCTCCTGAAACCCAATCTTGGAAAAGTGCAGGGTACCAGAATTGCATCATCACCTTGTTCTCATAATTTTCTGTCGGGGCGTGAAGGAGACAGTGAACTGTGTCAAGTGACAAACTTGCCTGAAAGTGCAAGTTCTTGGAGGCAAGATTCTTTTGAATCTAGAGAAATTGCTAAGGAAATTACTAGGCAAATGAGAAATAGTCTTAACAATAGCGGCATGATGCTTTCAACTTCTAGAATTGCGGGATATGCTGGGGATGATAGTTCATGTAGTATTTCTGGTAATGAATCTCCTGACATATCTGGGGAAATAACTGCAACTTTGGGAAATTCATTCGACTTAAACAGTCGTAGCAGGCGATCATCCCATTCCGGTGAATCTTCTGTAAGTAGAGAGGCGAAGAAGAGATTGTCAGAGAGGTGGAAAAtgacacacaagtctcaagaggTGGAGGGAATCAGCAGGAGTAGCACGCTGGCAGAAATGCTTTCTATCCCTGACAAAGACTTGAAGGCAGCAAATTTTGTTGGCACGGCTACTGGGGAAGGTTTCCATGATAAGTTTACTCCCAATAGTGAACCTGCTAAGTGGGTTGAACCATTGGGTATCAGCAGCAGGGATGGTTGGAAGGACGGCTGCATTGGTAGTTTGTCAAGGTCACAATCTCTTccttcttcctccacttcctttgGAAGTCCTAAAACATTCTTGCGCACTGAAGCACTTTGTTCTGATCGATATATGGTGCCGAAGGAAGGCCATAAACGTGAGAGGAGAAGAGCAGCAAAGAGTCTTGATCATAGACATGGTGTAAATAACAGAAGCCCAAGATCCGGTCACAAGAAGTCTTGGTCTTTGCATTCGTCAAAGCTAGAAGTAGATGAGTTTTGTGCTGACTTACATACAGTTCAGAATAAAATGAATATCATTCTTGAAGATTCGGCCAAGCTTGAAGTTCCAAGTGCAGTTGCTGATGATGACACGGAGGTGACAAATGAAAGCATAGTTGAGTCTTCTGAACCTTTGAATAAGGTGCTTCCTGAATTATCTTCTCATGTTCTGATTGAAGGCCATGGTGGTGCGGTTGGCAACAATTCAATACAGCAG GATCTATCAGCTGCGTCGCCTCATGGAAGTTCAGTCATCCATGAACCACCTGTTCCTGGACTAGAAACTTCTTGCTGTAAAGATGCTGATCAACCCAGCCCTGTCTCCATCCTAGAACCTGCTTTTACAGATGATCTGTCTTCTTGTTCTGAATGTTTTGAAAGTCTGAGTGCTGATCTACAAG GGCTGCGAATGCAACTCCAGTTGCTGAAGTTGGAATCTGATGACTATGCGGAGGGACCCATGAAAGTAAGTGATGAAGAGGGTGAGGAAGTATCTGCGGGAATGTCAGCAGCAGACAAAGGATTATGTAGAACAACTGAAGATAGCTGGGAATGTTCTTACATTATGGATGTCTTGTCCGAATCTGGCATTGATGGAATTCAGCTCGATACAATTTTAGAAGTTTGGCATTCCCTAGAATGCCCTGTGAGTCTTTCGGTGTTTGATGAACTTGAAAAAAGGTATAGTGACGGGACAACTTGTTCAAGGTCTCAAAGGAGATTGCTTTTTGACCATATAAATATAGGAATTCTCAAGATCAGTGAGCAATTCTCTTTCTCTAGATCAGCAATAAAAAATGCCATTGGTTCTAATTTGACCAAAAACGGGTTCCGAGATGGCCTTCTGAGGATGGTAGTGAACGAAGCAACAGTAAGTGATGGTGGCCAGGGGAATGTAGTGGTTGGGGAATCTGAGTGGATGGACCTTAAAGTTTACACTGATGGAATAGCCAGGGAAGTTGAGAGATCATTGTTAGATGATTTGGTGGCAGAGGTAATCAGTACCTAG